CTACAATCGAGCCAACCTCCCACTCCTTTATTCACACTTCTTATGAGAAATCCGCTCGTCGCCTTGTTCATCTTGGTATCATTTCTCAACTATTTTATTTATATGCAATCCTCGTTTAGCCTTCCGCTACAAATGAATGATTCGTTCGGAGAAGACGGGGCAGCCTATTACGGCTCTGTCATGACCATTAATGCTATCAGCGTCATTATCCTGACCACCTTGATCCTATCCGTTACACGTAAGTTAACTGCGCTAAACTCCATTGCCACAGGTGCGCTCTTCTATGGCATTGGATTTGGTGCATTGAGCCTGATGGGTTATTTTCCCCATTTCGCCATCGTCGCCGTCTCTACGGTACTATGGACCGTCGGAGAGATTCTGGTGCAAACCAATATCAATCTATATATCGCTTCACGAGTGCCGGATACACATCAGGGGCGGTTTAACGGCTTGCTGCTGTTCGTAGGCTGTCTGGGTTATACACTTAGCCCATACTTGACAGGTATTTTCATCAAAAACATGGACATGGGGAGCTTATGGATCATTATTCTGGCCTTCAGCTTGGTCTATGCGTTGTGCATGATCATCCTGTGGTATATCGAAAAAAGCTCAACCAGAAAAAGTGAAATTGAACCGCTGGATTTATCACAAAGTGTTTGAGCAATCTGACCCAACCCTCCGCAAGTTGCTACAGCATGGAAGACATTTAATCATAGTTAGCATCAAAAACAGAAACAACGGGCAGAGTGATCCACAGGATCAGCTTCTGCCCTTTTCTTGCTACATTCACACCAACATAGTCAGATGTGCATTGGCATCGTACTCGACCCACTGCTGCCCCGTACGCAATTTTTGCACCAGATCGGGATTGGCGATAAACGGTCTGCCGAACGCTGCCAAATCAATGCTCCGATTCTGCACAGCCTGCTCTGCTATTTTTGCCTCAAGGTCCCCTACGCCAATGATGATACCGTCCCACTGCTCGCGAATTGCCTCATGGAAATTCTGTTCCCCAGTCCAGACTGTGGTGTATCGATCTGTTGATGGGTGCAAGATTGTAATGCCTGTCTCGCGGAACAGATTCAGATAGGCGTTCAGCACTCCAGCCTTGTCTGCCCAGACATAGGAAGGATCATCATCTTTTTTCTCGGAAAATCGTACCGATATGCGATCCACGCTGATTTCTTTTTGAACTGCAATAATGATCTCCTTCAGAAAACGCAATCGACCCTGGATATCGCCTCCGTATTCGTCTGTTCTGTGGTTCGTCTTCTCATTGATAAACTGGTCGATCAGATAACCATGTGCTGCATGCAGCTCAATTCCGTCGAATCCAGCCAGTACCGCATTGCGGGCAGCCGTTTGAAACTGTTGAATGCTATCCCGGATATCTTGCACACTCATAGCTTGAGGTATCTGATATGGCTTATGCAATTTATGGACTCTTCCTTGAGCCGGAATGCTTGAAGGTGCCAGTGGCGGGGTACCGATCAGATCGGAGTGAGACAGTCTGCCCACATGCCACAACTGAGCGATGATGGTTCCTCCGTGTTTATGGACGGCATTCGTTACCTTTTTCCATGAAGCGGTCTGTTCAGCTGTATATAATCCGGGGATACCATAGGTTCCTTTGCCAGTCAGCGAGGGATTAATCCCCTCTGTAATGATCAACCCTACACCATCCCGAGCACGTCGCTCGTAATACGCCACCATCTCTTCCGTCGCAGTCCCATCCTGATCATTGGCAAACCCTCGGGTAAGAGGCGCCATCACTATTCTGTTTCTCAAATGCCATTCGTTGATCGTCACCGGGCTCAGTAATGTAGACATATTCTTCATCACTACTCCTTCTCCATTGTCATTGTCAGCATTTTTGCATATTCCATTGTTCTAAAAATGCGCTGTTGATAACGATATTGTAAGCCGGCATATATATATCGTAAAATGATTGAAATATATAGATGTATCTCTCATAGAGATACCTAACTAAACAATCTGGAGATAACAGCGATCGGAAGGTTGTTCTGTCATCGGAGTGCCCGTGTAAATATTCATTAGTGAAACTTATATATAGTTAAAAGTAAGCAGGAGGCCAGAGCTATGGAACTCTCGGATATCGATATTATTCTCGCGGTGGCACGGTCCGGCAAAATCTCACAGGCCGCCAAAGAATTGAATTACGCACAATCCAACGTCACCACACGCATCAAAAAACTGGAACAGGAATATCAAGTGCAGTTGTTCAACCGTTTTCCCAAAGGGGTAGTGCTGACTTCCAAAGGAGAACAGTTTGTCCAGTATGCAACACGCATCCGTGACCTGCTAAACGATCTGGAGCAGGACATGACTGATCCCGGTGAGCCTTCAGGCACGTTAAAAATCGGGATTGTGGAGACGGCTGCATCCAGCCGATTCATGGAAATTCTCAATGAATACCAAGTGACCTATCCCGAGGTTTCCATCTCACTTGTGAATGCCACTTCACCCAAAGTGCTGCGCAAGAAAATACAGGAATATGAGATCGATGGTGCCTTTATTAGTGGTGCGTGTGTAAAAGAGGGTCTGAAAGTGGAATATGAAATGCAGGACACGGTGCATATCATCTCGAAACGGATGGACGTCCCCCCCGAAAGCCTGTGTCAGGTTTCGTGGGTCGTTTTCCCAAAAGGCTGCCCTTACCGTGAAATTACGGAGGAATATTTGCAGGAAGAAGGTTTGTCTGCTCGCAATATGATTGAAGTCAGCACGATGGATAACCTGCTTAGCTGTGTGGAGTCAGGAATTGCTTTTACCATTATGCCTTGCAGCGTAATTCACAAGAAACCGGATGAGTTCTCGGTATACGATCTGGCTGAACGATTCACACATACCACAACGACCTTTGTCCGTGGCGAAGATCGATACGTCAGCAGCGCGCTGGATCGATTTGTGAAGCTGCTGAATCAGAAGTGTATTACCTTTTGAAATATCATTTCGATTTTCCCCATATCTGCTCAATGCTTATCTGGGCAGAGAACATAAGAAGAGAGATGCGATCTTTCGCATCTCTCTTCTGGTATAGTAATGCATCAGCTCTCAGAATGTTACGGCGCTAACTTAATGTTTGCACATTATTAGGTAGGATTACCCGGGAATGCACAGGCTAATGATCCACAAAGACGTTATTCCAGTAGAAACCTACGGAAATACATACAGAGTGAAGCAATAACTCGCGTCTACGTTTCGTTAGCAATTTTCTTCCCCCGCATCCTTATTCTCGTACTTACTTATACACCAGATTCTGAAGCTCCTTAATATTGTAAGTATCATCCTGTATGAGCCACTGATTATTCTCCTGGAGGAACGTAATGTCTCCTTCGAGTGGAATGTTTCGAGATTCCTGGCCGTTCTTATCGGTGAGAATCAAGTTTAACGTGTAAGTGATCAGGAGCGAGTCTCCTCTATTTTCCTTCACACTGAAACTCATATCTTCCGGGTGCAGCGTAACGCTCTCCTTGTTCGCAACCTGAAGCGGCAGTGCAATATTACGATCAGCCATCTTTGCAACATAATATCTTGAAGTCAGGAACGGCTTCAGAATCTCTCCTTTGGCCTCCAATGCCTCTCGAGTCATTGTGTGCTCTTCATCATATTTGTCCACTGTGAATTCAGCCTTTTTGTATAGATCAGCGGTTGTAAGCATTGCTTTCTCATCACTCTCCGAAGCAGGTGGGACCTCCTTTGTTCCCTCACTCGTGCTTCCTCCTCCATTGCCGGATGAATCTTCCTGCCCGGATGGTATAGTCACGCCCGGTTCAGTCGTCCCTTCATCCGCAGTAGAATTACTACAGCCTGTAATCAATATGAATGAGAGTACCATCGCACCTGCTAACCATGAATATCTACGCATCATACTCCTCCTTTTAATTAAATCAAAATTCCATACATTCACCTTACCACTTATGGTTTAATAATCCAATTAATGAAATGGTAATATTTTTATGTACGTTATTAGCTATAAAAGCTTTTTCCCACTTTTCACTAAGATGAACAGCAAGGATAGAAAAAATAAACACTCTGACATGTTGACCAACAGTCTCATGCCTTCCCCTAAATCCTTCAATCCAAATAGAATATGGATCAGCGAAATCATTCCCGTAATTACAGCGACCATCCCAGCCAAAACCAGCATGTATTTATTCCCCTCAAAATTTATTTTAAATTTTATTACTACCACACTATTCCTTTTAATTACAAATAATGATAGATTAAGAGAGAAAATATGGATATACATTCCAAAGGAGGGTATTAATAATGAGTAAATCTATTGTTCTACGTTGCGTCTTAAC
Above is a window of Paenibacillus sp. E222 DNA encoding:
- a CDS encoding MFS transporter, which produces MSLFKSYAGLSREIYYLCLARTINSAGDFVFSLITLVLTLQMGMNVVSAGIFVSLAALISGPGVLLGGYLSDLMGKKTIIVTGQLLSATMIICCSFWSGTITVGYLLIAVMFFISITRPAYNALIIQLCTEEKERKSAFSLMYLGANLGIAIGPLVAGFFIKDHVHIVFISISTVFLISTFIIINQVKIGTSKVMASTGSKNSAHLQSSQPPTPLFTLLMRNPLVALFILVSFLNYFIYMQSSFSLPLQMNDSFGEDGAAYYGSVMTINAISVIILTTLILSVTRKLTALNSIATGALFYGIGFGALSLMGYFPHFAIVAVSTVLWTVGEILVQTNINLYIASRVPDTHQGRFNGLLLFVGCLGYTLSPYLTGIFIKNMDMGSLWIIILAFSLVYALCMIILWYIEKSSTRKSEIEPLDLSQSV
- a CDS encoding alkene reductase produces the protein MSTLLSPVTINEWHLRNRIVMAPLTRGFANDQDGTATEEMVAYYERRARDGVGLIITEGINPSLTGKGTYGIPGLYTAEQTASWKKVTNAVHKHGGTIIAQLWHVGRLSHSDLIGTPPLAPSSIPAQGRVHKLHKPYQIPQAMSVQDIRDSIQQFQTAARNAVLAGFDGIELHAAHGYLIDQFINEKTNHRTDEYGGDIQGRLRFLKEIIIAVQKEISVDRISVRFSEKKDDDPSYVWADKAGVLNAYLNLFRETGITILHPSTDRYTTVWTGEQNFHEAIREQWDGIIIGVGDLEAKIAEQAVQNRSIDLAAFGRPFIANPDLVQKLRTGQQWVEYDANAHLTMLV
- a CDS encoding LysR family transcriptional regulator; the encoded protein is MELSDIDIILAVARSGKISQAAKELNYAQSNVTTRIKKLEQEYQVQLFNRFPKGVVLTSKGEQFVQYATRIRDLLNDLEQDMTDPGEPSGTLKIGIVETAASSRFMEILNEYQVTYPEVSISLVNATSPKVLRKKIQEYEIDGAFISGACVKEGLKVEYEMQDTVHIISKRMDVPPESLCQVSWVVFPKGCPYREITEEYLQEEGLSARNMIEVSTMDNLLSCVESGIAFTIMPCSVIHKKPDEFSVYDLAERFTHTTTTFVRGEDRYVSSALDRFVKLLNQKCITF